CTACCAGTCAAATCTCTGACGAAAGTAAGCTGCACCAGTAAGTATTTATACAATACCATCAACCTTCAAAACCAACAATTTACAAAATCCCACTTTATTAATTATTCCCAAAAAAAATCCCATCCTTGTGTTTTATACTCCCTCTTTTCTAAATAATAGGTTTGTTTAAGTATAAATTTGCATAAAAacctgcctattttttagaaacggagggagtactaatTATGGTACTGGTAAAAACAACCATGTTGCTCAAAAGCTTGTTTCATACTAGAGATATTCTAGATGACAATAATGATAATTACGATATCGATTTGAGTCAAATACTGATACAGAAAGGGAGATGGGAACCATACTACAAAAGAGCTACTACGGATAATCCCTCCTCATGGTGTAGGAGGAGGAGGTTATAAGCTCATTTCTTCTGGGTATGGGTTTCATTCTATTAACAATGAGTTTAAACTGGTAATCATCGTTTTCATGTTTGAAACTAATTCTCCTAAGTGTTTGCTTTTTACTTTTGGGATCAAATCTTCTTGCACAGAAGTCAGGTCTCCAGATTCCGGATTATTACAAACATCTACTTCAGCCACATTTGCTTCCTATGGAGGAGCCGCAGCAGGAGGAGGAGGTGTGTTTTGGTGGACCACTGATCCGCACGTAATTCTCTTGTTTGAGCTCCATGAAGACAAGCCCGAATCCCAGTTGAACGCACGGCGGATACTCGAATGTTTGAGTATATAGGATTCTTAGTTGTTGCCATTCTTGAAATGAAATCTCCACCACTGGTGGGAATTAATACAACTACTTTGGAAAAGACTGTTGATCTTTCGTGCTGCTTTAACTTCGATGATGGTTGAAAGCTTCAAGAATATATGGTATGTGCAACAACCGAGAACAGTTAGGGGATTTTTCTATCAAAATTTTTTAATAAACCGAGATTTTCAAACTCCTTTAAAACCACTGCTCACATCACCTTTAATGGAATCCCGTGTTTCCTCCAAGGGGTGGGACCCACCAATTTTCTGTGTCCAGCGATTTTCATGTAGTTTATATTCTCGGTTCTTATAGGATCACCCTTTTTTTATTCGGATTAAGCTACAAAAACGCTTTACTGCCTTTGAATACCTGGCAGATATGAGAGCTGCCATCAGTGCTGGTCAGCAAGCCCTTTGAGGTATGTTTTAGTAATATAACAATAACAAGTGGTGATTTGTCTTAAGTGATGATAATCTGACTAAAGATGATAATCTGACTAAAGATGATATCATTGGTATCTAGTACTCTGAGAATTCTTCGGGTCATGCAACATTCCATgtgcaaaaaaacaaaacaaagttgGAGATGCAGGGTATCGCATGCAAAGCGAGCGCTCTGCCATTTGAGCTACATCCCCAATGTGAAGCTTTCTCAAAAGTCTGATTGTATATATCAGTCAATCGCAAATCCAATACAGGTAGTTTTTACAGAAAAGGTGATATGATTTTAATTTATGCCGATTCAAAATGCCTATTTAGGAAAGGGAGACCTATAAATATAATGCTAATATTCAACGGTTGAAATTTTAATTTACTGTGATGGCACAATAAGTTTAATACTTCCAACAAAAAAAGAACCATTTTttggactactcaaaaatggtgggggactTCTCTCCACTTTTTGGAGTGGATATTAGAAGTAAAAATGAGTCACCTCTTATCTAAGTTTTTATTTAATACCAAATTTACCCtcgataattaaattaattagtgtAATGATTGATTACTGTTAGTACAATGATTAATTAGTGAGGTTAGGTTAATTAGTTGGtatttttaaaagaataattttGTGTGAAGAagagggttttggttttttttttttcttttggtttttttataagatggttgattttgaaaCGAGGGTTTTGGGTACTTAGGTATACTTCAAATAGTTAATATTGCTCGAATTGGCAAAATCTTTcggaaaaatgaaaaatttataaACTGATTTCGACCATGGAAATAGAGTTCGGTTAGGACATCTGAAGAACATGTAGCtgaactcatctgcaagtgtagttcggttaatggttctgaaaacacaggtagccgaacttagctttaatggagtttttgctttcagagaaaagttcggctaggaaaaaaatttgcgacgtaaccgaaccaaATGTTCGgctgggaagaaaaaaaatttacgttaccgaactcaatatataggttttcagagaaaagttcggttaagagaaaaaaattgcgacgtaacggAACCAAATGTTTGGCTGGGAAGAAAAATTGACGTTACCGAATTCAATATATTTGTAAACAAGAGTTGTTCAGATTTTAGGGCCCCAACAACATATTTCGATGTAGCCATTTTTCTTCACCTGAACAACCTTGTTTACAAGGAAAAATAGAGTTCGGttaagagaattttttttgcgaGCATACCGAAAAAATTATTTCAACAGTTCGGTTACCCAGTgaaattatcgacaaaaccgaactcattctttcaaaggaaaaatATAGTTCGGTTACGAGAAATTTTTTTGCGAGCATACCGGACTGTTCTTATTTTGTAAGTTCGATAAACAGATATTGGCCTAAGAGTTGCGAGCacaccgaactgttcttattttgGAAGTTCGGTTACCAGTTCTAGGGTTATAAAAAAAATATGCTAACCGAAATATCTATTGTAACTGCTATtttcaatgggttttgatgatttctaatcgatttgttcaacaaataacgaattgaaaagaatgggtatgttataattttgatgattacttctcattttttcaactAAAAACGAaggacaagtaatgggtttgttataattttgattttgattttgtttcgctaatgatttaaattaagttatatataGAGGTGGCTGCGGTGGTGGTTCtaggtgggtggtggtggtaggtggtggtgagcggcggtggtgatgggaggaggtggttatatacATATAGGTGGTGTTGATGGGAGGaggtaaatatatatatatgtgaagggtaggttagtcatttccacactttaggacaccccttataagtttAGGGTGGACATTTTATCACAAAGTAGTCCCTCACTTTTTTTGAGTAGTCTCCAAAAAATGTTTAACGGGTGTTGCCAGCTAAGCCCAACGCTAATTTTTCATTGTTGGGCCTGATAAGTGAAAAGTTCGCCGAGTCTCATCCATCATCAGTAGTACTATATGGTGATTCCGGTTAACAGATGAATCTATTCAGTAATAATATCACACGATGTCCCTGCAGATACAAGTGCGCGTACCAGTAAGCTGCGCGCGCAACAAATGGATCAAAATTGTAACaagtaaaataaaaatggaaTATATACACTTATAGGCCTGTTTTCAAatctagtcttttttttttatttctcacaAATCTAAGCTAATCAAACCATCAATTTATTGTCAATTACTCGTGCAACAATATTTCATTGATGTGGTTAGATTACTAAAATGTCCTTCCGTACGTGTGTCAGTCACACGTGTGTGGATCCGAAAGCCAAATCTAGAACGCTGAAATCTCGATGACTATTAAACGGCCAGGATAGACGTACATTGTAGTTGTCGACACACGTGTCCTGCGCGGGAGAATGCATCTATCAGAAGAGAGAGATCGAGATTTCAttatcttccttcttcttctctcctgttCTTTAGAGAGGGTTTTATTTTCAAATCAAGAGGGTTTCTATGGAATTTTGATTACCATGGATGAGGATTACAGTGAAGAGATGGGTTCTGTGAATCGAGATATCCGAGAAGAACAAATGGGATCTACTGCTATGATTGATAGAGAATTCGAGAGTTATTACAAATCAGAGGAGATGGGTTGGTGGTTGATGCTTAATGGAAATGGGTAATGTGCTGGTAGTTAGGTCAAGAAATTGGAGATtaaggtttggtgaaattgaattCACAGAGAGGAGATGATTAACTGAAATTGAAGTTGAGGTTCGATTTGAAATGGTTTTAGGTTCACAAACgagatggtgttgttgttgagcaaagaagaaagaggagaagtttctgctgctgcaggtgAAATTGGTGGAAGAAGGAGATGGATCTGGTGGCAGTGATGAGTATCTGAAACTGGTAGTGAGATGAGATTTGAGGTTGATGTTTCTAAGCAGAGAAGTGGTGTGACTGTGCATATGAGAAGAATTGGAGGCCCTTGTAACTACTTTGTCCAGGTTTCCGATCGGACCCAATTGCTTTCTCCTATCAGGTACTTATGAATTTCTCCCCAGACATTCTTAATAATTATAGTTTAACAAGAAGCAATTAGTTTTTAGCTTTGTTTACAGTGAAtagagaaattgaagaagaaatgtgAAGCCTCTAAATGACTACATGCATAAAACGAGAATAGCTGCATAGATGAACCTATCTTATATCCATTAGTATGACCTAGTGAGCTGTGTAAGGTCCAGCATGCTGGAAATGTTTCTGAGATAGTTAGAGGCATATGTTCGTGTAGTATTTTGATGCTGATGGACTATATGATTTTCTGCAGGGTAATGATGTCTCATTGAAGAAGGCACTTACTGCTGTTCAGATATGGTCATGGCTATGTAGCTTTAATCATTTACGCGTCTTGGTGTCCTTTCTCTAGAAGTACTAGGACAACTTTTTCTGCCTTGTCTTCCTTGTATCCCTCCATCCAGCATCTTGAATTGAAGAACTGAGATTGTTGCAATTGCTAAACTGCAATAGACTAAGACAGTGGTCACTAGTTAAGCAATGGCTAGGTGCAGCTGAGGAATCAAGGTTGTTGCAGGTGCAGTGGTAGTATAATTGCGGATTGAAGTTGAGAACAAATGCAAGATTTGTTGTATGTGCTGGTCCTGCAAGCAAGGAAGTAATGGAATGTATGAGTTGAGTGTTAGAACTGAGATTTGAGTTGTGGTCAGCTGAGACATGGTTTTGAAGCTGAGTTTACAAAGTAAGGGAATGTGCAAAATGGTTTGTGTGGAACTGCAGGTGGTCATTGCAGTAGAAGATGTTTGTGGTTGATCTTGGTGGTGATTTAAGACAGGAAAATTGGTGGTTATATGCCTTGGTCTGGGGTTGTTCTTGCCATGGATGTGCATAATGGTTTGAGTATGGGTTTGCGAAGAAGTTGAATTCAAAAGATGAGCTCAGGGAAAGATTGATGTTGGAGGAAATTCAAGGGTTTGAGTATTCTGTGATGCAGTGGGAGTTGGCTGAGAAAGGAGGAAATTGTGGACAGAATTGCAGGCATGAATTGTTGTGGTGATGTTATTGATATCAAacaggtgttggtggtggttgcAAACAGTTCTCATGGCTATGATCAGTGAAGATTGAGCTGTGCCACAGTTGCTGATGTGGATCTGGAATTGGTGACGTGTACAAAGTCCGCCTGGCATACCCGAGTCCACATGTACAGAGTCAACCCGTCTAGTTGGGTTCAAATTAGCAATTCAAAGGACTAATAAGTCTTTTTATTTCCGCttaacggtgctaactttccatccattaATTTTGGTCAAATAAGGCCTAATTTTGTAAACCATAAAAAAACAGGCCTAGATTTATAAAACACCCAATGAAAATTTACATTTGTGCTTCAGGCAATCACCAAAGTTTCTTTCAACTGTCCCTTCTCCTCTTCTACAATTTTCTGCTTCCCTGTTGTTGCAAGTTgttgttggggttttgttccaTGAAGATTCCGGAACTTACCGGAACGTAACTTGGGTGTTTCCCAAGTTAtgcggtttcctagtttaggatttcctaattaaggtgtgagtctatttttaggagCTCTAAGATTTGGGGgcaaggatttgtctactatataagacGGATTATATTGTGAGCAGAAATCCATTCTCTAGTAGAATCCTCTCTCAATAATGGGAGTGATTGAgtcacaaccgttgtgtcctacgATGGTTGGTGATGGTGTAAAATCAATGTGAGAAGAGAGACTTGTAGTGAGAatgggtatgggagaaatctagggtttttagggttcgtatgggagaagctagaatttatgatgttcttcatgttcttgtctaaagtcgaagcaaccatggcggtggaggtttatggaagaagaagaacaaaggaagaggtaaactctttgTAATATGTCTTCttgtttctaacgtttagcgctagtgggttatataactagttgattatatgatgcgtgacgatgtaataacttgttatgataatgaaaatTCTCGGGGTGGTTATggtcgtggatgtagcctacataGGTGAACCACATAATCTTTGTttcgtgtgtgattgtctattattGTATAGATTTGTAAAAAGCCCAATGAAATTTACATTTGTGCTTCAGGCAATCAACAAATTTTCTTTCAACTGTCCCTTCTCCTCTTCTACAATTTTCTGCTTCCCTGTTGTTGCAATTTGTTTTTGGGGTTTTGTTCCGTGAAGATTCCGGAACTTACCGGAACGTAACTTGGGTGTTTCCCAAGTTATGTGGTTTCCTAATTTAGGATTTTCTAATTAAGGtgtgagtctatttttaggagttctaagacttggggagcaaggatttgtctactatataagacggcttatattgtgagtagaaatcCATTCTCTAGTAGAATCCTCTCTCAATAATGGGAGTGATTGAgtcacaaccgttgtgtcctacgATGGTTGGTGATGGGGTAAAATCAATGTGAGAAGAGAGACTTGTAGTGAGAATGGGTATGGGAGAAATATAGGGTTTATAGGGTTCGTatgggagaagctagaattcatgatgttcttcatgttcttgtctaaagtcgaagcaaccatggcggtggaggtttatggaagaagaagaacaaaggaagacgTAAACTCTTCGTactatgtcttgttgtttctaacgtttagcgctagtgggttatataactagttgattatatgatgcatgacgatgtaataacttgttatgataatgaaaatTCTCGGGATGGTTATggtcgtggatgtagcctacataggtgaaccacgtaatctttgtgtcgtgtgtgattgtctattatcgtaTTGATTATATATTCATGCTAGTATTATCTGATCATGCTAATCTAACGATGTAAGTAAAAGGAGTCGAGCTAGTTAtctaaagaaaaggggtaggccgacgaaGGTACCAGCATCGATTTTCGATTTTGTCTGTTTTGTAAGTTCAATTTCCTTTTCTTTCAACATAAAATTGAATCTATAATCTAAAATTTCCAATTGTGGTGATGTTTTTTGTTTCGTGATTAAGCTATGGGTGGTGATGTTTTTGAGAACTTTTATTCGTTAAGATTAAGCTTTAATTTCGCTTCTACACCTAGTTTACTGTTTTAGACGCTGCAAGAAGATATAATTTGTactcattttattttttattaaaattaaactttaattttgtttttaattaaaCAAGTTGGATAGCCTGTAAACCCGAAAAttttacccgttacgggcgcgtgttgaagaaatgaccacccgtgaagaatattgACCCGCAGATTttggcccgtgttaacccgaacccgtgtaatccgtaacaagccagccccggcccgcccgtttgccagctctactccAAATACAAATAGAAAGCAGAGCCAACAATTTTAAACATACAGAAACTCTTCAAAATCTTTCTGCATcaggaagaaacaaacaaaagaTAATGATCATTAAATTCTGAGTAGTAACTACTAATATTTGGGTCAGTTTTCATTGTTTAACATCTAATAACcactcaaagaaaaagaaaatgtatCAGTACCATTTGCCCTCCAAATATATCAATCAATCACACCTACATTCTTAATCATATAAATTTCTCAAATCTTTCAAAAGCGATACACATATTGTACAAAATACATTCACGGGTTTAAAAATTAACAGAGAAAAATTGGGAAAACAATTAAATTGCATAATCGCGCTTTAGAGATAAGAATGAAAAATCTGTAAAAATTGAAACATTTAAAGAACCCCCAAACCATGTTCTTCCATAAATTGAAGAACCATAATTTCAAACACTACCTCAATAAAATCGACTTCAAATCTCTAAAAAGTAAACCTTGAATGATCGATTTATACGTCTTTACCTTCTTATCCTCAATTAAGGGTTTTATGcaatggatttttagggtttttaatgtagTTCCAATTTGTAACCATAATAAAAACCGTAAAAAGCCATCATAAATCTCTAACTGAAAATAACGTGGTCATTGCTCATCTTCAAATCCAATACAATCACCAAGCTGCTGGTGCAAACTGattcaaaatcaaagaaaacagaacaaaataaaaaaacatctCACGACAtgatttcataagatgaagatgatgatgatcctAATGGCAATACTATGGACGATTTTGAGAGAAAGAATTAGaacgagaaagagagagagagtggTGAAGAGCAGGAGCCGAGGAGCCGCACGGTTTTGGTAAAGTGGTGAGGAGAAGAAAGGACATAGATGGGAAAGGTAAGGGTCCTAGTGAATCGAACGGTCAAGTATTAGTGAGAACCATCTAGAGACGTTCATTAATTATGGGCAGTTATGTAATTGTGCCCATCAAAATATACCGTCGTATGAGAAATTTACGCATTCAGCGAGATTTTACCAGTATGGTGGGTGGTTCCTGACGATTTTACTAACGGTTTGGGCATtatattaattttgaaaaaaaaaggattacttTCTTAATTGGCTTTCCTCAAATGAGTATTTTCTTAATATTCCCTTCTTTAAACCGACCCATATCCGTGAAGACAGATTTATAATCAAAGGACAAAAAACATATTATTTACATCGAAAGAGCCAATTACATTGTTTTAACTGTTATCGAACTAATacttaaactatttttttttatttccaatgAAATGAGGCATGAAATGGAGCACGAAATCAGGGATGCTGATATACCTTTGCCCCAGAGTTAGACATGGCTAGGCTATGAATGACGTCGCCTTTAGTGTCGTAGATGCAAAGAAACTTGGCGAGTGAACTAGGTGAAGCTTCTAGAGCTTCTATTTACGGCTACCTTGTTACGACTTCACTCCAATCACTAGCCCTGCCTTCGGCACCCCCTCATTGCATTTCTTACATTAAATTAAAACAACTTATTTTTGCTAAAATTCGGTAAAATGCGACGAATTATATATTGATGGGCCTGCAATTGAAGTTTCATTAATTTTTCCAATTGTTTGTTAGAGACACTGTCCGAATGACCATGCTTGAATCATGTAAAATGGAAATCATTCATTTGGAATGCTAGATAGTAAAAAATATCGTGAACAAAACAGATAACACATGAACATAATTTTATAATAAATAGAGGTGGATTTCAGTGTTCTGTAATCAGTATTCGCTTGCGTTCATTATTTTTGAGATATCGGAGAAAATTAAATCGATTTTTATTCGATATTGTATTTTATTCTGTCATGAATATATATTCGCTTGCCTTTACTATTCTTATCACGTGAGAGAAAATTGAATTAATTGAATTACATTCTGTCGGGATTCGTCCGGAAGGATCACAGGTTTGTAATAAAAGGGAAGGCTGCATGTTTTTTTGTTGGGAGTGGAGGTAAGTTAAAAGAGGCAGCCCTTTTAGGTCCGTAAATTTTTTACTATTTCTGGTCGTTGGCTGCCATTTCATATATAATAAAGTGACCACACCGTAAAAAAAAATCCTTTGGGCCGGACGAACTTAACAAAGGAGATCCAGATCCAGACCCATTTGACGAGCAAGAAATAAGTACTCGTATCTTCAGAATTGGAGCTGGTAAAACCAAACCCTGAATCCTCTTCTTTTTTGTATCAAATCAAACCCTAACCCTGTAAAGAGAAAACGAACGTGGAGGTGGAGATTTCTGATTAATCAGGCAAATCAATTATTTAAATGGCGAGAATCATCAAGAAAGCTGCATCTTCGCTAACCCCGGTACTACTAGCGTATCCGAGGACCGCTCATAGATCTTCTTCCATCTTCATCACCCCTCAATTGAAGAACAGCAGGAATACAATTAGCCGAAGTAGTAGTTTAATTTATAGACAAGATGTATTATTTCGGACTACAACTCGTCACTTCTCTTCTTCTATCGGTAAGAAGAGACCGCCTGAATCTGATAAAATCATATCTGCCGGTGAGGAAGCTGAAAAAGATCTTCTTAAAAAGGTACGTTTATTTTCATGAAATTCTATCTATCGAATTACATTATTGATATACTGTGGTCGTCAAATTGAAAGATTTTCCATTCTTTAGCCGGAAAGAGTGTGTCATTAACTGAatcagattttattttatttttgacctGCTGGAAGATCTAAGAATAGAAATCTTAGATCAAAAACGACCTCTGGGTAGTTGTCATATTGTCCTTAAACACTGATATAAAAAATGTCAGCTATAATCTGTGTAGCACAGACACTTCGATTTCGATATAGATACTTCTTATTTATTCACAATTAATTTGGGTTTAGCAACAATTTATTGTTAGGAAACTGCACAGTTAGATTGATCTTGATCATCCTTTgtctttttctttgtcttttgcCTTTTTCGACCGATGGTGGTTGTCCTTGGTCCTTACACAAACAACtgcatcttctttttataatatatagGTTTTAGTAGGTAATATTGTTGATTTCATAACGTGTCTACATCCTGCTTTCTGGCCGACAATATGTCGCCTAGCCCTAGCTATTTCACTAGTTAAGGATCTTAGAAATACAACGCCACAAACTGCTCTGCAATAGTAGATATGCTGTATCAAGATTTTTATGATGACCGTGATGAAATGCGCTGTTTTTATATGTTTTGGTAGGTGGTGGAGACACCAATTGAATTCCCCTTTAAAATTGAAGATAAGCCAGGGGAGCAAACTGTAATATTGACTAGAGAATACATGGGTAATTATATCAAAGTATTTGTTCACATGCCTGATTTCTCTACTGATGTTAACAAGGAGGAAAACAGTGATGAATCAGATAACCAGAATGACCAAGACAAGGATAGTGTTAATGATCCGCAGTCCAGCATACGCTTAGTTGTAACTAATACGAATTACCTCGGGACTACTTTGGTGTATGGAGTCATTGCTTATCCAGATGGGTTTTCCATAGACAGTTTCTGTATCAAGTATGCATATGCTCCAGATGAAGAAAATATATATTACAAAGGACTTGATTATGCGTAAGTAGTTACTAGAATCGATTTCTATCAGTTGTTTCATTCCCTATATCTTGTAACATTGGTTTCTTATCGCGCACCTTTTTTTATGAAGGAAATTGGATAATGACTTGCAGAAAGAATATCAAAGACGTTTAAAGATCATAGGGAT
This DNA window, taken from Papaver somniferum cultivar HN1 chromosome 3, ASM357369v1, whole genome shotgun sequence, encodes the following:
- the LOC113355129 gene encoding uncharacterized protein LOC113355129 isoform X1, producing the protein MARIIKKAASSLTPVLLAYPRTAHRSSSIFITPQLKNSRNTISRSSSLIYRQDVLFRTTTRHFSSSIGKKRPPESDKIISAGEEAEKDLLKKVVETPIEFPFKIEDKPGEQTVILTREYMGNYIKVFVHMPDFSTDVNKEENSDESDNQNDQDKDSVNDPQSSIRLVVTNTNYLGTTLVYGVIAYPDGFSIDSFCIKYAYAPDEENIYYKGLDYAKLDNDLQKEYQRRLKIIGITPGTTNFLHEYMANRDMYSSDSSNSPPPTTTTTTTTIDQITPESLLTTFLNDEGIPANPAIEQYRQRGHPLVSAEEIRNSGKHPKDFIWIPYPYHRSEKLLWIEVPSKGHYATESEIEEYCIEAFGGEDFLDGEAYEANPYRCLPRKALGDPPVISEEMDKILYPDLKHANDPKKGCNVALRPYFDEMNKIKYHPDRDPDVVIFACDINREVY